The nucleotide sequence GTTGGCTCATCCATTAACAAAACCGATGGCTGAATTGCCAAAGCACGGGCAATACACAAACGTTGTTGTTGTCCTCCAGACAATTCAAATGCTGATTTGTGCAATTTATCTTTTACTTCTTCCCAAAGCGCTACTTGTTTGATAGAAGTAATAACGCGCTCTTCGATAATTTTCTTATCGTTAATTCCGTTAACTCTTAAACCATAAGCTACATTTTCAAATATTGATTTTGGAAATGGATTTGGTTTTTGAAAAACCATACCCACATTTTTTCTCAAATCATCAACATTAGTCTGTTTCTCATAAATATCATTACCATCAATAGTAATCGTCCCAGACATATGGGTATTATCTATCAAATCATTCATTCGATTCAGTAAACGCAAATAGGTTGATTTTCCACAACCAGAAGGACCAATTAGTGCTGTCACCGTATTCTCTTTCATCGATAAAGAAATATCGTGTAAAGCTTGAGATTCTCCGTAATAAAAATTTACGTTTTGTGATACTATTTTATGCATGTTAGTTCATTTTTACTTTTTTTCCATAATATTTACGAAGCTTATTCGCTAATAAATTGGAAATTAATACAATTATAATCAAAATAAGTGCAGTTCCATAAGCCATTGCTCTTGAAGCTTCAATATTTGTTCCGCTGGTTGAAATTACATATAAGTGGTATGGCAACGCCATAGCTTGATCAAATATTGAGGACGGCAATTTAGGCAAAAAATACGCAGCCACTGTAAATAAAATTGGAGCCGTTTCACCCGAAACACGACCAATAGACAAAATCAAACCGGTAATAATATTAGGAAATGCAATTGGGAACACAACGTTTCTAGTGGTTTGCCATTTACTCGCACCCAGACCTAAACTAGCTTGTCTAAACGTATCGTCAACTGATTTTAAAGATTCTTCAGTAGTACGAATAACAACAGGTAATACTAATAATCCCAAGGTTAGTCCCCCTGCTAAAATCGAATCTCCAAAACCTAATTTATTTACAAATAAGGACATTCCAAAAAGTCCAAAAACAATAGAAGGAACACCTGCTAAATTGTTTGTCATTTGTTTAATTATTTTTTTTGGCCATCCTTCTTTTACATATTCATTCATATATAAAGCCGCTAAAACTCCAACAGGAAATGCAAAAACCATACTAACTAATACCAAACATACAGTTCCTACAATGGCTGGAAAAATCCCTCCGCTAGTCATTCCTTCTTTTGGCATCTCAGAAATAAATTCCCAACTAATTACTCCAATACCTTTGATAACAATGAAAGCTAAAATAACAAATAACAGCGCCACAATACTATAACTGATGAAACTAAAAATTCCAAAAGCGATATTCTGACTTCTTCTTTTTTTCTTAACTAGATTATTAGTACTCATAATTAGTGTTTTTTATGTGATTTTCTATTGGTAACTAATTCTACCAACATATTAATCCCAAAAGTGATGATAAACAAAATACATCCTAATGCAAATAATGCTTCATAATGCAATCCACCATTTGGCGCTTCACCTAATTCAGCTGCAATGGTAGCAGGAATTGTTCTAACAGGTGCTAAAAATGAATTCGGAATAACAGCTGCATTACCCGTTACCATCAATACCGCCATAGTTTCA is from Flavobacterium sp. NG2 and encodes:
- the pstB gene encoding phosphate ABC transporter ATP-binding protein PstB gives rise to the protein MHKIVSQNVNFYYGESQALHDISLSMKENTVTALIGPSGCGKSTYLRLLNRMNDLIDNTHMSGTITIDGNDIYEKQTNVDDLRKNVGMVFQKPNPFPKSIFENVAYGLRVNGINDKKIIEERVITSIKQVALWEEVKDKLHKSAFELSGGQQQRLCIARALAIQPSVLLMDEPTSALDPISTSKVEELIYELKKQYTIVIVTHNMQQAGRVSDNTAFFYMGELIEFDKTKTIFTKPSKKQTEDYITGRFG
- the pstA gene encoding phosphate ABC transporter permease PstA, which codes for MSTNNLVKKKRRSQNIAFGIFSFISYSIVALLFVILAFIVIKGIGVISWEFISEMPKEGMTSGGIFPAIVGTVCLVLVSMVFAFPVGVLAALYMNEYVKEGWPKKIIKQMTNNLAGVPSIVFGLFGMSLFVNKLGFGDSILAGGLTLGLLVLPVVIRTTEESLKSVDDTFRQASLGLGASKWQTTRNVVFPIAFPNIITGLILSIGRVSGETAPILFTVAAYFLPKLPSSIFDQAMALPYHLYVISTSGTNIEASRAMAYGTALILIIIVLISNLLANKLRKYYGKKVKMN